Proteins encoded within one genomic window of Synechococcus sp. PCC 7335:
- a CDS encoding peptidoglycan-binding protein has translation MVIKPFFRYSKTKVILASIVLFGTTIGVSADALEDRDTPQLTTRTYSQISQRQIAQASTVIYPTLRNGSVGESVSRLQATLKLLGFYQGEVNGTYNELTQQAVASFQSAVNLSADGITGPATWRKLLPAPNDVASDSVASNTDATSTTDNADANSNTDATSEETPVESTPEQSATEADEPSPPVLRPSAEGPAVSQLQRELQTLGYYDGTIDGKYGALTEAAVRAFQADQQLIVDAIVGPSTWTALTRELQN, from the coding sequence ATGGTAATCAAACCCTTCTTTCGGTATTCAAAAACCAAGGTAATACTGGCGTCTATCGTATTATTCGGCACTACGATTGGCGTATCCGCAGACGCGCTTGAAGATAGGGACACGCCACAACTTACTACCAGGACATACTCTCAAATCTCGCAACGCCAGATTGCTCAAGCTTCAACCGTTATCTACCCAACTTTGCGCAACGGTAGCGTGGGCGAATCTGTCAGTAGACTTCAAGCTACCTTGAAGTTATTAGGATTCTATCAAGGTGAGGTCAACGGAACCTACAACGAGCTAACGCAGCAAGCTGTCGCTTCATTTCAAAGTGCCGTAAACCTCTCCGCTGACGGCATTACTGGGCCAGCTACCTGGCGTAAGCTACTTCCTGCACCAAACGACGTAGCCAGTGATAGCGTAGCTAGCAATACAGACGCTACTAGCACAACTGACAATGCAGACGCGAATAGCAATACAGATGCTACTAGCGAAGAGACACCTGTAGAGTCTACGCCTGAACAAAGTGCCACTGAAGCAGACGAACCTAGTCCGCCAGTTCTTCGTCCTAGTGCTGAAGGTCCTGCTGTATCACAGCTGCAAAGAGAACTCCAGACACTGGGCTACTACGACGGCACTATCGACGGTAAATACGGAGCGCTAACAGAAGCCGCTGTCCGAGCGTTCCAAGCCGACCAACAGCTAATAGTCGATGCCATTGTTGGCCCCTCTACTTGGACAGCACTGACTAGAGAACTACAAAACTAG
- the mrdA gene encoding penicillin-binding protein 2 encodes MAFSQRTQSSFSSPSFREKRSGRTVGRQYQSIVIMLLLSLSMIGGIGSRLAYLQIVQGERNRELAEDNRVLLLPRRPARGTIFDRNGEVLVGSRLSHSVSIWPISLPKEEAAKQAVIDRLGQLLDVPIEEISDRLEQSSYNLNKSVPIARGLSSAQTTALAEYAAQLPGVRVEAEAVRNYPRGDLAAHVLGYTGELDDVELEGLKEDGYRLGDVIGKMGLEMALESQLRGEWGGQQVEVDSSGRVLSIIGEKPSISGQDVQTTLDIELQRAAEEALGDHIGAIVAIDPRDGGVRAMVSRPTFDPNIFSTRVTQAQWEQITKNGYPLVNRAMRAYAPASTFKVITATAGMESGKFSPDVVLPTYPFLTIGGIQFWDWNNAGFGPLGFRGAMAMSSDTFFYQIGRGVGEKSLQKWMRQYGLGERTGIELGVEEDKGLVPDEAWKREMLDEPWYLGDTINSSIGQGNVLATPLQIAVMFAAVANGGDRVTPHFVLDERTPQEWRTSVGMKPSTIKVLKESLRQVVTAGTGTVMNDPALPPVAGKSGTAEAPPGENHTWFGAYAPYDNPEIVVVAFGEHSGGGGSSFAAPMVKKVLEQYFGVNQKESSKTAP; translated from the coding sequence ATGGCTTTTTCTCAGCGCACACAATCTAGCTTTAGCTCGCCTAGCTTCCGTGAAAAGAGAAGCGGACGCACCGTTGGCCGTCAGTACCAATCGATTGTGATCATGCTTTTGCTGAGCCTTTCGATGATAGGTGGTATTGGCAGTCGTCTGGCATACCTTCAAATCGTTCAAGGGGAGCGTAACCGAGAGCTAGCTGAAGACAACCGAGTTCTACTATTACCCAGGCGACCAGCCAGAGGGACTATCTTTGATCGAAATGGTGAAGTATTAGTCGGCTCGCGGCTGTCGCATTCTGTTTCCATTTGGCCAATCTCGCTACCCAAAGAAGAGGCTGCTAAGCAGGCAGTCATCGATCGCCTAGGTCAACTGTTGGACGTGCCAATTGAGGAAATTAGCGATCGCCTGGAGCAGAGTAGTTACAACCTCAATAAGTCTGTTCCCATTGCTCGGGGTTTAAGCTCTGCTCAAACGACTGCGCTCGCAGAATATGCTGCCCAGCTACCTGGCGTCCGTGTAGAGGCAGAAGCTGTCCGCAACTACCCACGTGGCGACCTAGCCGCTCACGTTTTGGGCTACACAGGTGAGCTGGACGATGTTGAACTAGAAGGGCTGAAAGAAGATGGCTATCGGCTGGGGGATGTGATCGGCAAGATGGGGCTAGAAATGGCCCTAGAGTCCCAACTACGTGGAGAATGGGGCGGACAGCAGGTAGAAGTAGATAGTAGCGGCCGGGTGCTGAGTATTATCGGCGAAAAGCCTTCTATATCCGGTCAAGACGTGCAGACCACACTGGACATAGAGCTGCAAAGAGCTGCTGAAGAAGCGCTGGGCGATCATATAGGCGCTATTGTTGCGATTGATCCGCGTGACGGTGGGGTTAGAGCCATGGTCAGCAGACCTACCTTTGATCCGAATATTTTTTCTACTCGGGTTACTCAAGCGCAATGGGAACAGATTACTAAGAACGGCTATCCCCTGGTGAACCGTGCCATGCGAGCTTATGCACCGGCGAGTACTTTCAAAGTGATTACTGCAACAGCAGGAATGGAGTCAGGTAAGTTTTCTCCTGATGTCGTGCTACCAACCTATCCGTTTTTGACGATTGGTGGCATCCAGTTTTGGGATTGGAATAATGCGGGCTTTGGACCTTTAGGATTTAGAGGGGCAATGGCGATGAGTAGTGACACCTTCTTCTATCAAATTGGTAGAGGGGTGGGGGAGAAGAGCTTACAAAAGTGGATGCGCCAGTATGGACTTGGAGAGCGAACTGGGATTGAACTAGGTGTAGAGGAAGATAAAGGCCTAGTGCCTGACGAGGCATGGAAGCGCGAGATGTTGGATGAGCCCTGGTATCTAGGCGATACGATTAACTCTTCAATTGGTCAGGGAAACGTACTGGCAACGCCTTTGCAAATAGCTGTGATGTTTGCAGCTGTCGCTAATGGGGGCGATCGCGTAACCCCGCATTTTGTACTGGACGAGCGAACCCCTCAAGAATGGCGAACGTCTGTAGGGATGAAGCCTAGTACGATTAAAGTCTTGAAAGAGAGCCTACGCCAGGTAGTCACTGCTGGAACGGGCACTGTGATGAACGACCCAGCACTTCCTCCTGTGGCGGGGAAGAGCGGAACAGCCGAGGCCCCCCCGGGAGAAAACCACACTTGGTTTGGAGCTTATGCACCGTACGACAATCCTGAAATTGTTGTTGTCGCTTTTGGAGAGCACTCTGGGGGCGGTGGTAGCTCCTTCGCTGCACCGATGGTGAAAAAGGTATTGGAGCAGTATTTCGGTGTGAACCAAAAAGAATCCTCTAAAACGGCCCCCTGA
- a CDS encoding DUF2862 domain-containing protein: MDLEVGQRVQVRRMRDRVDKKLAARLGETAVIQDFKVLDGQNIGALVSFESDDFTTWFFEDELRPVAD, translated from the coding sequence ATGGATTTAGAAGTAGGACAGCGGGTTCAGGTTCGTCGCATGCGTGATCGCGTCGACAAAAAACTCGCGGCTCGTCTAGGAGAAACTGCTGTTATTCAAGACTTCAAGGTTCTAGACGGTCAAAACATTGGAGCTCTGGTAAGTTTTGAATCTGATGACTTTACTACCTGGTTCTTTGAAGACGAACTACGTCCTGTAGCTGATTAA
- the hisF gene encoding imidazole glycerol phosphate synthase subunit HisF — MLAKRILPCLDVKAGRVVKGVNFVDLKDAGDPVELAKLYNEAGADELVFLDITATHEDRDVIYDVVYRTAEQVFIPLTVGGGISTLDTIKKLLRAGADKVSINSAAVRDPDLINRASDRFGNQCIVVAIDAKRRPGPSPQLGWDVFVRGGRENTGLDAVEWACDVVNRGAGELLVTSMDADGTKAGYDLTLTEAIASKVNVPVIASGGAGTCEHIYQALTTGKAEAALLASLLHYGQLSVSEIKDYLVQQGLIIRR, encoded by the coding sequence ATGCTCGCCAAAAGAATTCTTCCTTGCCTCGATGTCAAAGCAGGCCGCGTAGTGAAGGGAGTTAACTTTGTTGATCTAAAGGATGCAGGTGATCCAGTCGAACTAGCCAAACTTTATAACGAAGCAGGCGCTGACGAACTCGTCTTTCTAGATATTACCGCTACTCACGAAGACAGAGACGTCATCTACGATGTGGTATATCGCACAGCAGAACAGGTGTTCATTCCTCTGACAGTAGGCGGTGGCATTAGCACACTGGACACCATCAAAAAGCTACTTCGAGCCGGAGCTGACAAGGTAAGTATCAATTCAGCAGCCGTGCGAGACCCAGATCTGATTAATAGAGCTAGCGATCGCTTTGGCAATCAGTGCATCGTTGTCGCTATAGATGCAAAGCGACGGCCTGGGCCATCGCCTCAACTAGGATGGGATGTGTTCGTTCGAGGCGGCAGAGAAAACACCGGCCTAGATGCAGTGGAATGGGCCTGTGATGTTGTCAATAGAGGCGCGGGAGAGCTGCTAGTTACTAGCATGGACGCAGATGGAACAAAAGCTGGGTATGACCTCACTTTAACAGAGGCGATCGCAAGCAAAGTCAACGTACCCGTAATTGCTTCTGGTGGGGCAGGGACCTGCGAGCATATCTACCAGGCCCTGACTACGGGCAAAGCCGAAGCTGCGCTGCTAGCCTCCCTACTTCACTATGGTCAACTAAGCGTCAGTGAAATTAAGGACTATTTGGTTCAGCAAGGCCTGATCATCCGGCGCTAG
- a CDS encoding ArsA family ATPase, whose amino-acid sequence MTLILTFLGKGGTGRTTVAIAAAQKLTNEGKRVLLISQEAGPALSLLTGFDIGTTPIPVSVAEKSFQAVRLQTTQLVDENWEKLKQFEAQYLRDPFFKAVFGQELSVVPGMDDFLALNAIREYTESNQYDVIVHDGPGNQASLRMWGAIGGIDWYYRRFKQVFQDSQFYRSISPFIGPVTGAVFSSGLSGDLWNRPETQNVEAMVAKGKAMVKDPMQLRGYVVTTEDEIAIATGKYLWSAAQQISLTVAGAIVTAPYGKRAESTAAAAAFEPIPVSTLDHSQLGNRLDGEPGGWQPLIEALPALVEPVSVPSPMSVDIANSSVKLFLPGFDKTQVKLTQYGPEVTVEAGDQRHNLSLPSALKGRSVTGAKFQSGYLIITFG is encoded by the coding sequence ATGACGCTTATTCTCACATTTCTAGGTAAAGGGGGTACTGGACGCACAACAGTCGCGATCGCTGCTGCCCAAAAATTGACTAATGAAGGCAAACGGGTACTACTGATTTCTCAAGAGGCCGGACCTGCGCTTTCCTTGCTTACTGGCTTTGATATTGGCACCACGCCCATACCCGTGAGCGTAGCTGAAAAATCATTTCAGGCTGTAAGGCTACAAACTACTCAACTCGTCGATGAGAACTGGGAAAAGCTTAAGCAGTTCGAGGCCCAGTATCTAAGAGATCCATTCTTTAAAGCGGTGTTTGGTCAAGAACTCAGCGTAGTTCCTGGTATGGACGACTTTTTAGCGCTTAACGCAATTCGCGAGTATACCGAAAGCAATCAATACGACGTGATTGTGCATGATGGGCCTGGCAACCAGGCTAGCTTAAGAATGTGGGGTGCGATTGGGGGTATCGACTGGTACTACCGTCGGTTTAAGCAAGTCTTTCAAGATTCGCAGTTCTATCGTTCGATTTCGCCATTCATTGGCCCTGTTACAGGCGCAGTGTTTAGCAGTGGTTTGTCTGGAGATCTTTGGAATCGGCCTGAGACGCAGAATGTGGAAGCGATGGTGGCCAAAGGTAAAGCGATGGTCAAAGACCCTATGCAGCTGCGGGGTTATGTAGTGACCACTGAAGATGAGATTGCGATCGCGACTGGCAAATATCTTTGGAGCGCTGCCCAGCAAATTAGCCTTACCGTTGCTGGGGCTATTGTGACTGCGCCCTATGGCAAGCGGGCTGAATCTACAGCCGCAGCCGCAGCCTTCGAGCCGATTCCGGTGAGTACCTTAGATCATAGTCAGTTAGGCAATCGTTTAGATGGTGAACCAGGTGGCTGGCAACCTCTTATTGAGGCTCTACCTGCTCTGGTCGAGCCAGTATCTGTTCCTAGCCCGATGAGCGTAGATATTGCTAACAGTAGCGTCAAACTATTTTTGCCCGGCTTTGATAAGACCCAGGTAAAACTGACACAATATGGACCAGAAGTTACTGTAGAGGCAGGCGATCAGCGCCACAATCTCTCCTTGCCGTCAGCGCTTAAAGGCCGATCCGTTACGGGTGCTAAGTTCCAGTCAGGCTATCTAATCATCACGTTTGGCTAG
- the chlG gene encoding chlorophyll synthase ChlG translates to METVGEPHDPKNSKARQLLGMKGAEAGETSIWKIRLQLMKAITWIPLIWGVVCGAASSGKFTWTVENVLISAACMLMSGPLLTGYTQTINDYYDRDLDAINEPNRPIPSGAISLKQVQVQIWVLLLAGLAVAYGLDIWAGHDFPTLFVLALGGSFLSYIYSAPPLKLKQNGWLGNYALGASYIALPWWAGHALFGELNPTVIVLTLIYSMAGLGIAIVNDFKAVEGDRELGLKSLPVMFGVQTAAWICVLMIDIFQGGMAAYLIAIHKNLYAVLLILLIIPQITFQDMYFLRDPLENDVKYQASAQPFLVLGMLVMAIALGHSALVS, encoded by the coding sequence ATGGAAACTGTAGGTGAGCCTCACGATCCTAAAAACAGTAAGGCTCGTCAGCTTCTGGGGATGAAAGGAGCAGAGGCCGGTGAAACTTCGATTTGGAAAATTCGCCTTCAGCTCATGAAAGCGATTACTTGGATCCCATTAATCTGGGGTGTCGTCTGTGGGGCGGCTTCTTCTGGAAAGTTTACCTGGACGGTTGAGAACGTTCTCATTTCAGCGGCCTGCATGCTGATGTCTGGTCCGCTCCTCACAGGCTACACCCAGACAATTAATGACTACTATGATCGTGACCTAGATGCAATTAATGAGCCCAATCGTCCCATCCCATCGGGGGCAATCTCGCTTAAGCAGGTCCAGGTACAAATCTGGGTGCTGCTATTGGCTGGGCTTGCAGTAGCCTACGGCCTAGACATTTGGGCCGGCCACGACTTTCCTACTTTATTCGTACTTGCCCTAGGCGGATCTTTTCTCTCTTATATCTACTCGGCACCACCGTTGAAGCTCAAACAAAATGGCTGGTTAGGCAACTATGCGCTAGGCGCTAGCTACATTGCACTGCCTTGGTGGGCTGGCCATGCTCTGTTTGGTGAACTGAATCCTACGGTGATTGTCCTGACGCTGATCTACAGTATGGCGGGTTTAGGAATTGCAATCGTCAACGATTTCAAAGCGGTAGAAGGCGATCGCGAGCTAGGCCTCAAGTCCTTGCCGGTAATGTTCGGTGTACAAACAGCGGCCTGGATCTGTGTACTGATGATTGATATTTTTCAGGGGGGAATGGCAGCCTACTTGATTGCTATTCACAAGAATCTGTACGCAGTGCTGCTGATTTTGCTAATCATTCCGCAAATTACCTTTCAGGACATGTATTTCCTGCGTGACCCACTAGAAAACGATGTTAAATACCAGGCCAGTGCTCAGCCTTTTTTAGTGTTAGGAATGCTGGTCATGGCGATCGCACTTGGACATAGCGCTCTAGTAAGCTAG
- a CDS encoding transglycosylase domain-containing protein, producing MLLIAAGIAGTSVRLYQIWLDVYETVPDVSKALTFERTGTITLKAGDGQILQKVGPTAQESLTFDEIPNVVAQAFIASEDRRFYEHNGVDYRSIGRAAFANLSSGSVVEGASTITQQLARITFLNLDQSFQRKFKEAILARRLEEKLGKDKVLERYLNLVYLGAGAYGVADAAWIYFGKTVDELSVAEVALIAGMAPAPSVYSPVVNPAAARQQRNQVIRRMEDSGVITSSQAQTARQTEIAIEVQEPKYLYSEFPYFTIYIKKQLAEILTPAELEAGGLVVETSLNTEWQKAAEKTVEEVIEEYGAWQGFEQASLVAIDPKTGEIKAMVGGTDFDDSQFNRVTQAQRQPGSTFKAFVYAGAIATGMSPYKAYADARYVIDGYEPKNYGGGYSGNVDLRRALTSSINIVAVKLLVDVGFDPVIALARRMGIKSDLLPAYSLALGASEVNLLELTSAYGSFAAAGKHVEAHGITRITNSQGDVVYEFNEKPRQAIDADTAAIMTWMLEGVVNGGTGGNAAIPGRQVAGKTGTSEKNRDLWFIGYMPQLVTGVWMGNDDSSPTGGASRTAALAWYRFVDQFVDDLPIEEFPELPRLGGREGSIQAKPVSPGRVIADKPGARNSSESEQRRSEPSTALSNTDYSDSSSDSADTDSAPAPVPRPSTPASDPAPTPAPAPVFSSSPAPAPAPAPAPAPTPVFSSSPAPPPTPAPTAPAPPTPAPIPLPPTAVPPPPAPAPAPAPEPPRPRALEN from the coding sequence ATGCTGCTCATAGCCGCAGGCATTGCTGGTACCAGTGTGCGCCTATATCAAATCTGGCTAGACGTCTACGAAACCGTACCGGACGTCAGCAAGGCGTTGACCTTTGAGCGCACTGGCACCATTACGCTCAAAGCAGGTGACGGACAAATCTTGCAGAAGGTAGGCCCTACCGCCCAAGAGAGCCTAACCTTTGACGAGATTCCTAACGTTGTGGCCCAAGCCTTCATTGCTTCTGAAGACCGTCGGTTCTATGAGCACAATGGCGTAGATTATCGTTCAATTGGGCGAGCTGCCTTTGCAAATCTAAGTAGTGGTAGCGTGGTTGAAGGGGCTAGTACGATTACCCAGCAGCTTGCTCGTATCACATTCTTGAACCTGGATCAGAGCTTTCAGCGTAAGTTCAAAGAAGCTATCTTGGCGCGCCGACTAGAAGAAAAGCTAGGCAAAGACAAGGTACTAGAGCGCTATCTGAATCTGGTGTATTTGGGTGCAGGTGCCTACGGTGTTGCAGATGCCGCCTGGATCTACTTTGGGAAAACTGTCGATGAGCTTAGCGTTGCTGAGGTCGCTTTGATTGCAGGCATGGCTCCAGCGCCTAGCGTCTATTCGCCAGTCGTTAATCCTGCCGCCGCTAGACAACAGCGCAATCAAGTGATTAGACGGATGGAAGATAGCGGTGTGATTACCTCATCACAGGCGCAAACAGCTCGTCAGACTGAAATTGCTATAGAAGTCCAAGAGCCCAAGTACCTATATAGCGAGTTCCCATACTTCACGATCTATATCAAGAAGCAGCTAGCAGAGATTCTGACACCTGCAGAGCTTGAAGCCGGCGGTTTGGTTGTTGAAACTTCTTTGAATACCGAATGGCAGAAAGCCGCTGAGAAGACGGTTGAAGAAGTTATCGAAGAGTATGGTGCGTGGCAAGGATTTGAACAAGCGTCTTTGGTGGCAATCGATCCCAAAACGGGTGAAATCAAAGCCATGGTTGGCGGTACGGACTTTGATGATAGTCAGTTTAATCGGGTCACTCAAGCTCAGCGTCAGCCAGGATCTACTTTCAAGGCTTTTGTCTATGCTGGGGCGATCGCCACTGGCATGTCACCCTATAAAGCTTACGCAGACGCTCGCTATGTGATCGACGGCTACGAACCCAAAAACTACGGGGGTGGTTATAGCGGTAATGTCGATCTACGTCGTGCGCTTACTAGCTCTATTAATATCGTTGCCGTTAAGCTACTAGTTGACGTTGGCTTTGATCCAGTCATCGCGCTTGCTCGTCGCATGGGCATTAAATCAGACCTACTACCAGCTTATTCTTTGGCATTAGGGGCATCAGAAGTAAATTTGCTGGAGCTAACGAGCGCCTATGGCAGCTTTGCAGCAGCAGGCAAACACGTTGAGGCCCACGGGATCACGCGTATCACTAATAGCCAAGGAGACGTGGTCTATGAGTTTAACGAAAAGCCTAGGCAAGCTATAGACGCAGATACCGCAGCGATTATGACCTGGATGCTAGAAGGTGTGGTTAACGGTGGTACAGGTGGCAACGCCGCTATTCCTGGCAGACAGGTCGCTGGAAAAACAGGGACTTCTGAGAAAAATAGAGACCTTTGGTTTATTGGTTACATGCCCCAGCTAGTAACTGGTGTATGGATGGGCAATGACGACAGCAGCCCAACTGGCGGAGCTAGTAGAACGGCGGCGCTGGCTTGGTATAGATTTGTTGATCAGTTTGTAGATGATCTACCCATCGAAGAATTTCCTGAATTGCCGCGTCTAGGTGGCCGTGAAGGCTCTATTCAGGCCAAACCTGTTTCCCCAGGTCGAGTGATTGCCGATAAACCGGGGGCACGTAACTCTAGCGAGAGTGAACAACGCCGCTCTGAACCTAGCACTGCACTCAGCAATACAGACTATAGCGACTCATCAAGCGATTCAGCGGATACTGACTCAGCGCCAGCACCGGTTCCTCGGCCTTCGACTCCGGCGTCAGATCCAGCTCCAACCCCAGCGCCTGCTCCTGTCTTCAGTAGCTCACCGGCCCCGGCGCCAGCGCCAGCACCGGCCCCTGCTCCAACCCCCGTCTTTAGTAGTTCTCCAGCACCTCCACCGACGCCAGCGCCAACGGCCCCTGCCCCCCCAACACCAGCACCGATTCCACTTCCGCCTACAGCTGTTCCGCCACCGCCAGCGCCAGCACCGGCCCCAGCTCCTGAACCCCCTCGACCTAGGGCCTTGGAAAACTAG
- a CDS encoding HD family phosphohydrolase has protein sequence MGALRHIANRLRRLWKRVVPAFVNRLIDRLKPSSRALRKKIARRCFPLVNGAQDFLLLEETHPETQSSLKPNIDTVSTSTGSHSTAQAKIPNSIGDSVRSRSVTPQWPPNSRRSSARPSTGHTLIRSPIGSKRIWTVTLLAVLLLATCFGQRFYRQPALDVRSIAPQTFYAPAPAQIEDKKETESRREAARSGLVQVLQIDSEKTATARRSLNTLLRQGRKLRDQAGNLPLLDLETLSQTTQGFLFQTTEEQWQVVWRLAKKPDLSTAQIQALTNAAEEQTEAALTEAALGEVGSELDSLTPPQRLALQELLAYRELYDLPGLVQLQVRLEDRRQQYQNNIEALAATARTEGQLLDNYQLFKLSEEQWNRLETTSRRLFNEMMLQGISVGTPDDLLRKAIKSRVASEPNADIKELTAGFLAASLTPNLVVDEARTRQQAERAVRQIDPVMLSVEQGDLIVRAGEPIDASDFVLLDYFGLTNRYFNWVGLCGFSVLTAFAVAFYLWVDHLQINRLNQRDHLLVLLLCLCVSVLAALKVPTIGLPAVGLLVGSFYGNALGVTVVGLLTLMLPIGTTVSIIPLLAGASAALVGTWIAPQLRSREEFALLGGFVGLSQAIVHFILTLMRLTVAAPLWKSIFIGSAMHGVYGIAWSVLALGVSPYLEHFFDVVTPIRLAELANPNRPLLKRLAAEAPGTFQHTMFVANLAEAGARALGRNVELVRAGTLYHDIGKMHDPQSFIENQMGGPNKHDEINDPWISAGIIKKHVTQGLVMARKYRLPQAVQAFIPEHQGDMKISYFYQQAKQRQEKEPSLVINDADFSYDGPTPQSPETGITMLADSCEAALRSLKPEASMDEAYTLVNRILRARWRSRQLIDSGLSRGDMDVIASVFIQVWQQHNHKRIEYPKNAVV, from the coding sequence ATGGGTGCTCTTCGTCATATTGCCAATCGGCTACGTCGGCTCTGGAAAAGGGTTGTTCCTGCCTTCGTTAATAGACTAATCGACCGACTGAAGCCATCTAGTCGAGCTTTGAGAAAGAAGATTGCTCGCCGATGTTTCCCCTTAGTTAACGGCGCTCAAGATTTTTTGCTGTTAGAAGAGACTCACCCAGAAACGCAGTCCTCTCTTAAACCGAATATCGATACTGTTAGTACTAGTACTGGCAGTCATTCTACCGCGCAGGCTAAAATCCCTAATAGCATCGGCGATTCCGTTCGCTCTCGATCTGTTACTCCCCAATGGCCTCCCAACAGTCGGCGCTCTAGTGCCCGACCCTCTACAGGGCACACTCTAATTCGCTCGCCAATCGGCTCTAAACGGATTTGGACAGTAACTCTGCTTGCGGTTCTGCTCTTAGCCACCTGTTTTGGTCAGCGCTTCTATCGGCAACCTGCTTTAGATGTTCGTTCGATTGCGCCACAGACTTTTTATGCGCCCGCGCCTGCTCAGATTGAGGACAAGAAAGAGACTGAAAGTCGCCGCGAGGCGGCTCGAAGCGGTCTAGTTCAGGTATTACAGATAGATTCTGAAAAGACAGCCACAGCTAGGCGATCGCTTAATACCCTCTTACGGCAGGGCCGCAAGCTTCGAGACCAGGCTGGAAACCTTCCTCTCCTTGATCTAGAAACACTATCACAAACAACTCAAGGCTTTCTCTTTCAGACAACTGAAGAGCAATGGCAGGTAGTCTGGCGCTTAGCAAAGAAACCTGATCTTTCGACCGCTCAGATCCAGGCTCTTACAAACGCCGCTGAAGAGCAAACTGAAGCAGCCCTAACTGAAGCAGCCCTAGGTGAAGTAGGTAGCGAACTAGACTCTCTAACACCGCCACAAAGGCTGGCTTTGCAAGAGCTACTTGCCTATCGCGAACTATACGACTTACCAGGATTGGTGCAGCTACAGGTTCGCTTGGAAGATCGTAGGCAGCAGTATCAAAACAATATAGAGGCCTTGGCAGCCACAGCCCGTACAGAGGGGCAACTGCTAGACAACTATCAGCTGTTTAAACTATCTGAGGAGCAGTGGAACAGACTGGAAACAACCTCTCGGAGACTGTTTAACGAGATGATGCTGCAAGGTATCAGTGTTGGAACTCCAGACGATTTGTTACGTAAGGCCATCAAGTCGCGTGTTGCAAGCGAGCCTAACGCAGACATAAAGGAACTGACAGCAGGTTTTTTGGCAGCTTCACTTACGCCTAATTTAGTGGTTGATGAAGCTCGTACTCGTCAGCAGGCAGAGCGAGCAGTCCGTCAAATCGATCCCGTAATGCTTTCTGTAGAACAGGGTGATTTGATTGTTCGTGCGGGTGAGCCGATTGACGCCTCTGACTTTGTGTTGCTGGACTATTTCGGATTGACGAATCGCTATTTCAACTGGGTTGGTCTGTGTGGCTTTAGTGTACTGACTGCCTTTGCCGTAGCTTTTTATCTGTGGGTGGATCATCTTCAGATAAATCGACTCAATCAGCGAGATCATCTGCTAGTTCTATTGCTGTGTTTATGCGTATCGGTACTAGCAGCACTGAAGGTACCAACGATCGGTCTGCCTGCAGTAGGGCTGCTAGTCGGCAGCTTTTATGGTAATGCTCTTGGCGTAACAGTCGTAGGACTCTTAACGCTGATGCTACCGATTGGTACAACGGTAAGTATCATTCCATTACTGGCAGGGGCGTCGGCCGCACTGGTAGGGACTTGGATTGCACCACAGCTGCGATCGCGCGAGGAGTTTGCGCTACTAGGTGGTTTTGTTGGGCTTAGTCAGGCGATCGTCCACTTTATCTTGACTTTGATGCGCCTAACGGTAGCTGCGCCGTTATGGAAATCTATTTTTATCGGCTCTGCTATGCATGGAGTATATGGCATAGCTTGGAGTGTACTAGCACTTGGGGTGAGTCCCTATCTAGAACATTTTTTTGACGTCGTCACACCCATCCGACTGGCGGAGCTCGCTAATCCTAATCGACCTTTGTTAAAGCGGTTAGCTGCTGAGGCTCCTGGAACATTTCAACATACGATGTTCGTGGCTAATCTGGCAGAAGCTGGCGCTCGCGCGTTAGGACGCAATGTAGAACTAGTCAGGGCTGGAACGCTTTACCATGACATTGGCAAAATGCACGACCCACAAAGCTTCATCGAGAATCAAATGGGAGGCCCCAACAAGCATGACGAGATTAACGATCCGTGGATTAGTGCAGGCATCATCAAAAAGCATGTGACTCAGGGACTCGTCATGGCTAGAAAGTATCGACTACCCCAGGCAGTACAGGCATTTATCCCTGAGCATCAGGGCGATATGAAAATTAGCTATTTCTATCAGCAGGCTAAGCAGCGCCAGGAAAAAGAACCGTCGCTAGTGATTAACGACGCAGACTTTAGCTACGATGGTCCGACTCCGCAGAGTCCCGAAACGGGAATTACGATGCTAGCTGATTCCTGTGAAGCGGCGCTGCGATCGCTAAAGCCAGAAGCGTCTATGGATGAAGCCTATACTCTAGTCAATCGAATTCTTCGAGCCCGTTGGCGCAGTCGTCAGCTCATAGACAGTGGTTTGAGCCGAGGTGATATGGATGTGATTGCGAGCGTTTTCATTCAGGTCTGGCAACAGCACAACCACAAACGAATTGAATATCCAAAGAATGCGGTGGTCTAG